One window from the genome of Salvia splendens isolate huo1 chromosome 9, SspV2, whole genome shotgun sequence encodes:
- the LOC121748216 gene encoding chlorophyll a-b binding protein 4, chloroplastic-like: MAAATTQASITILRPCSSKTRFLTGSSGKLNREVSIRLAVSSFSSSLKVEAKKGEWLPGLPSPTYLDGSLAGDNGFDPLGLAEDPENLHWFIQAELVNGRWAMLGVAGMLLPEVLTSVGLINAPKWYDAGKAEYFASSSTLFVIEFILFHYVEIRRWQDIKNPGSVNQDPIFKSYSLPPNFDISHEF; the protein is encoded by the exons ATGGCAGCAGCCACTACACAAGCCTCCATCACCATTCTCCGGCCGTGCTCATCCAAAACCCGGTTCTTAACCGGCTCGTCCGGAAAATTGAATCGGGAAGTGTCAATTAGGCTAGCTGTCTCATCCTTCAGCTCATCACTCAAGGTTGAAGCCAAGAAAGGCGAATGGCTACCCGGATTGCCCTCTCCAACTTATCTTGACGGCAG TCTCGCAGGAGACAACGGGTTTGACCCGTTGGGACTCGCCGAGGACCCAGAGAACCTTCATTGGTTTATCCAGGCTGAGCTCGTTAACGGGCGGTGGGCCATGCTCGGTGTAGCTGGAATGTTGCTCCCGGAAGTCCTGACCTCGGTCGGGCTCATCAACGCCCCAAAGTGGTACGACGCTGGGAAGGCCGAGTACTTCGCCTCGTCATCAACACTCTTTGTGATCGAATTTATCCTATTCCACTACGTCGAGATCCGGAGGTGGCAAGACATCAAAAACCCAGGAAGCGTCAACCAGGACCCGATCTTCAAGAGCTACAGCTTGCCCccaaattttgatatttctcatgaattttaa
- the LOC121747485 gene encoding probable calcium-binding protein CML47, whose protein sequence is MSSTSLIANTAKNLINSTSFILWCIPYSLLLTFQDFSSCSRRVFNLLWHRTRLDFSHKSSRVSTKCNISLPPTPPVAKITSDDVEVVMRHLQLPHHKPFSQDSIENIEDMFERAEPLLDEVREAFRVFDENDDGFVDTEELKKVMSSLGLVELSQQECERMIMVFDEDGDGRISFGEFVKLMEESVC, encoded by the coding sequence ATGTCATCAACTTCACTCATCGCCAACACTGCAAAAAATCTCATCAATTCCACATCTTTCATCCTATGGTGCATTCCATACAGCTTGTTACTAACATTCCAAGACTTCTCCTCTTGCTCTCGACGCGTGTTTAATCTCCTATGGCATCGTACACGCCTCGACTTCTCTCATAAGTCGAGCCGTGTCTCCACCAAGTGCAACATCTCATTACCTCCTACTCCTCCCGTTGCCAAAATCACTAGCGACGACGTTGAAGTCGTGATGAGGCATCTGCAGCTGCCTCATCACAAGCCGTTTTCCCAAGACTCTATTGAGAATATCGAAGACATGTTTGAGAGGGCGGAGCCGTTGTTGGACGAAGTGAGGGAAGCGTTTAGGGTGTTCGATGAAAACGATGATGGCTTCGTGGACAcggaggagttgaagaaggtGATGAGTTCATTAGGTTTGGTGGAGTTGTCTCAACAAGAATGTGAGAGGATGATAATGGTGTTTGATGAAGATGGTGATGGGAGGATTAGTTTTGGGGAGTTTGTGAAACTCATGGAGGAAAGTGTTTGTTGA
- the LOC121748918 gene encoding cyclic dof factor 1-like: MKEPEIKLFGRKIVLPENAGAVAATDGNGDVDRCLEELHDEKQLHAHEDQELEECETRDQNVEEPSVAGVSGNEEADAGNGQQKEALKKPDKILPCPRCNSMDTKFCYYNNYNVKQPRHFCKSCQRYWTAGGTMRNVAVGAGRRKNKNSASKARVDSFFGPNATVLSFSPDATLCESMASVVNLSDKRAPDEITNDKNDRSMRSSVTISSSVPQVVQNGLPQLVVPNLNGAPFPIPYIPGVAWPIPWNPALPFPAICPPGYPMPVYPAPYWNCGTPNPWDVSWVPTTPPATNQTTSTSGPNSPLGKHSRNGELLKPSNSPGLELSELRDSESSILVPKTLRIDDPEEAAKSSIWETLGIKYDSVSREGLFKALQPKGDEKKLMISTSPALQANPAALSRSITFQEGA; the protein is encoded by the exons ATGAAGGAGCCGGAGATCAAGCTCTTTGGCCGCAAGATCGTCTTACCGGAAAACGCCGGAGCTGTCGCAGCCACCGACGGCAACGGCGACGTAGACCGCTGCTTGGAAGAGCTTCATGATGAAAAGCAACTGCATGCTCATGAG GATCAGGAATTAGAAGAGTGTGAAACTAGGGATCAAAATGTAGAGGAGCCATCTGTCGCCGGCGTGTCGGGAAACGAGGAAGCCGATGCGGGCAACGGGCAGCAGAAGGAGGCTCTGAAGAAGCCGGACAAGATCCTGCCCTGCCCTCGTTGCAATAGCATGGACACCAAGTTTTGCTATTACAACAACTACAATGTTAAACAGCCTCGCCATTTTTGCAAGAGCTGCCAGAGGTATTGGACCGCCGGCGGCACCATGAGGAACGTTGCGGTAGGGGCTGGCCGCCGCAAGAACAAGAATTCGGCCTCCAAGGCTAGGGTGGATTCGTTTTTTGGGCCGAACGCCACTGTCCTCTCCTTCAGCCCTGATGCTACCTTATGTGAGTCCATGGCCTCGGTTGTGAATCTTTCGGATAAGAGAGCTCCCGATGAGATTACAAACGATAAGAATGATCGTTCGATGAGATCATCCGTTACAATATCCAGTTCTGTGCCACAAGTGGTCCAGAATGGCCTACCACAACTCGTCGTGCCTAATTTGAATGGCGCTCCGTTTCCTATTCCTTACATCCCGGGAGTGGCCTGGCCGATTCCTTGGAATCCCGCCCTACCCTTCCCGGCAATTTGCCCCCCGGGCTACCCAATGCCGGTCTATCCTGCACCGTATTGGAATTGTGGCACGCCTAATCCTTGGGACGTGTCGTGGGTGCCAACAACCCCTCCGGCTACAAACCAAACGACTAGTACCTCCGGCCCCAACTCTCCACTAGGTAAACATTCGAGAAATGGCGAATTGCTTAAGCCAAGCAATTCGCCAGGGCTCGAGCTTTCTGAGTTGAGGGATTCAGAAAGCTCGATCTTGGTTCCTAAAACACTGAGGATCGATGATCCAGAGGAGGCTGCAAAGAGTTCTATATGGGAAACACTCGGGATCAAGTATGATTCGGTTAGTAGGGAAGGTTTGTTCAAGGCCTTGCAACCAAAGGGCGACGAGAAAAAGCTAATGATCTCTACCTCACCGGCACTGCAAGCCAATCCGGCTGCCTTGTCGCGTTCCATTACCTTCCAAGAGGGGGCCTAA
- the LOC121748590 gene encoding STOREKEEPER protein-like — MPKNREPVKPVEESESDSSEEGSSDEESDADLDPTPPQSKPQPPIPATKPSQPLPPPSSSDEDDSGSETESESDAPEVIPLAAKPVEEPPKSSRKAKSKPAADPVTPAKSAAAAKRPVEDTAGKDAKKPKKSQAAEPETTEKKSNMFQRLWSEEDEIVILEGMIEFQNKFKVDPIANLDQYHDFIKKSVQTDFTDFTRTQLQDKIRRLKRKYLKSREKDGKEKAFSKPQEQMAYDLSKAIWGNEEKGVVKVMGSPRANGSVIRRAVGKKEADDGKSREVEKTTTTLNRCGATMEERLCIYGEAAFGSGDVENEWNKLKVEELKVYLKQLEVKVAQTKLVLAAMESKD; from the coding sequence atgccTAAAAACCGTGAACCCGTGAAGCCAGTTGAGGAATCCGAATCGGATTCCAGCGAGGAGGGAAGCTCCGACGAGGAGTCCGACGCCGATCTCGACCCCACCCCTCCCCAAAGTAAACCTCAGCCTCCGATTCCCGCCACCAAACCCTCGCAGCCGCTGCCGCCCCCTTCTTCCTCCGACGAAGACGACTCCGGATCTGAAACGGAGTCTGAGTCCGACGCCCCGGAAGTTATTCCACTCGCCGCGAAGCCAGTCGAAGAGCCTCCGAAATCAAGCAGGAAGGCCAAATCCAAGCCCGCTGCCGATCCTGTCACTCCGGCGAAATCTGCCGCTGCCGCGAAACGCCCCGTTGAAGATACGGCCGGTAAGGATGCAAAGAAGCCGAAGAAGAGCCAGGCCGCCGAGCCGGAGACTACAGAGAAGAAGTCGAATATGTTCCAGAGGCTGTGGAGCGAGGAGGACGAGATCGTGATTTTGGAAGGGATGATAGAGTTCCAGAACAAGTTCAAAGTCGATCCAATTGCGAATCTGGATCAATATCACGATTTTATCAAGAAGAGTGTACAAACAGATTTCACAGATTTCACGAGGACGCAGTTGCAGGACAAGATAAGGAGGCTGAAGAGAAAGTACTTAAAGAGCAGGGAGAAGGATGGCAAGGAGAAGGCCTTCTCGAAGCCACAGGAGCAAATGGCATATGATCTCTCGAAAGCGATTTGGGGGAATGAGGAAAAGGGGGTTGTGAAGGTGATGGGGAGTCCGAGAGCTAATGGGAGTGTGATTAGGAGAGCCGTAGGAAAGAAGGAGGCTGATGATGGGAAGAGTCGGGAGGTGGAGAAGACGACGACGACCTTGAATCGGTGTGGGGCGACAATGGAGGAAAGACTTTGCATCTATGGGGAAGCCGCTTTTGGATCAGGGGATGTGGAGAATGAGTGGAACAAGCTGAAGGTGGAAGAGCTCAAGGTTTACCTCAAACAGTTGGAGGTCAAAGTAGCCCAAACCAAGCTTGTTTTGGCGGCCATGGAAAGCAAGGATTAG
- the LOC121749847 gene encoding uncharacterized protein LOC121749847 → MSTNTTAENRRKTKKSTPFPSARRARPDSPNRRSSPPPSAAAIVDGDLFLREFESPESSNPRSFPHSVKQQCWEKAEKIKGRHPDRWRRDALGNTLFRKLVGCPGCLCHDYDHIIPYSKGGKSTLENCQVLQATVNRSKGNRTEISKSELIRKSAYCRVSDRDMDFLELSSYGNIRRGQDSGGCKIQ, encoded by the exons ATGAGTACAAATACCACGgccgaaaaccgccggaaaaccaaAAAATCCACCCCTTTTCCCTCCGCCCGACGGGCCCGGCCCGACAGCCCGAACCGGAGGTCATCCCCTCCACCATCCGCAGCTGCAATCGTCGACGGAGACCTCTTCCTCCGAGAATTCGAGTCGCCGGAGAGCTCGAACCCTAGGAGCTTCCCGCACAGCGTGAAGCAACAATGCTGGGAAAAGGCCGAGAAAATCAAGGGCCGACACCCGGATAGGTGGCGCCGCGACGCCTTGGGCAACACTCTGTTTAGGAAGCTTGTCGGCTGCCCCGGTTGCCTCTGCCATGATTATGATCACATTATTCCTTACTCTAAG GGTGGGAAAAGCACCTTAGAAAATTGCCAAGTGTTGCAG GCAACTGTCAACCGATCCAAGGGAAACCGGACAGAGATATCCAAAAGTGAGCTTATTCGGAAGAGTGCTTACTGCCGGGTGTCAG ATCGGGACATGGACTTTCTTGAGCTGTCGTCCTATGGTAATATTCGTCGTGGTCAAGATTCCGGGGGATGTAAGATTCAGTAG
- the LOC121747352 gene encoding GDSL esterase/lipase At1g74460-like produces MTTPKLRTFLSIFLTLFLVHGRCCNCKVVQFIFGDSLSDVGNNNYLSKSLARASLPWYGIDFGDGLPNGRFSNGRTVADIIGDKMGLPRPPAFLDPNLNEDTILANGVNYASGGGGILNETGSYFVQRFGLYKQIELFQGTQDLIIGKVGETEAGKFFQEARYVVALGSNDFINNYLMPVYKDSWSYNDDTFIQYLTETLENQLNLLHSLGAQNMMVFGLGPMGCIPLQRVLSTTGGCQDRTNKLALGFNEATSKLVTKLSTTLPNATIRFGDAYDVVNDLISNPGKYGFSNSDSPCCSFGKIRPALTCVPASTLCKDRSKYVFWDEYHPSDSANELIAIEMIKKLGFKPINGTNSPSPASPSAHGD; encoded by the exons ATGACTACGCCGAAACTCAGAACATTCCTTTCGATCTTCCTAACGTTGTTTCTTGTCCATGGACGATGCTGCAATTGCAAGGTAGTTCAGTTCATTTTCGGCGACTCCCTCTCTGACGTCGGCAACAACAACTATCTCTCCAAAAGCCTCGCCCGGGCGAGCCTACCGTGGTATGGCATAGATTTCGGCGATGGATTGCCTAATGGGAGATTCTCAAATGGCCGTACCGTCGCTGATATAATTG GTGATAAGATGGGGCTGCCTAGGCCTCCTGCTTTCCTAGACCCGAATCTGAATGAAGATACCATACTCGCGAATGGAGTGAACTATGCTTCCGGAGGTGGTGGCATACTTAATGAGACTGGATCATACTTT GTTCAAAGATTCGGGTTGTACAAGCAAATAGAGTTGTTTCAAGGGACTCAGGATTTGATAATTGGCAAAGTAGGTGAGACGGAGGCCGGGAAATTCTTCCAAGAAGCGCGATATGTGGTCGCCCTTGGCAGCAACGACTTCATCAACAACTACTTAATGCCCGTCTACAAGGATTCGTGGAGCTACAACGATGATACCTTCATTCAGTATCTCACTGAGACACTAGAAAACCAACTAAAT TTGCTACACTCCTTGGGAGCGCAAAACATGATGGTGTTCGGGTTGGGGCCGATGGGGTGCATCCCGCTTCAGAGAGTGCTGAGCACGACGGGGGGATGCCAGGACAGGACAAACAAACTAGCCCTAGGCTTCAATGAGGCAACTAGCAAGCTAGTGACCAAATTGTCAACCACTTTGCCTAATGCAACCATTAGGTTTGGGGATGCATACGACGTTGTCAACGATCTCATCTCCAATCCCGGAAAATACG GATTCAGCAACTCGGACTCCCCGTGCTGCTCGTTCGGGAAGATCCGGCCAGCGCTGACGTGCGTTCCAGCGTCGACGCTGTGCAAGGATAGGAGCAAGTACGTGTTTTGGGATGAATACCATCCATCAGATAGTGCTAATGAGCTCATTGCTATAGAGATGATTAAGAAACTAGGATTTAAGCCTATAAATGGCACCAATTCGCCTTCCCCTGCGTCTCCATCTGCCCATGGAGATTAG
- the LOC121748215 gene encoding chlorophyll a-b binding protein 4, chloroplastic-like — MAAATTQASITILRPCSSKTRFLTGSSGKLNREVSIRPAVSSFSSSLKVEAKKGEWLPGLPSPTYLDGSLAGDNGFDPLGLAEDPENLRWFIQAELVNGRWAMLGVAGMLLPEVLTSVGLINAPKWYDAGKAEYFASSSTLFVIEFILFHYVEIRRWQDIKNPGSVNQDPIFKSYSLPPNEVGYPGGIFNPLNFAPTLEAKEKEVANGRLAMLAFLGFIIQHNVTGKGPFDNLLQHLSDPWHNTIIQTFN, encoded by the exons ATGGCAGCAGCCACTACACAAGCCTCCATCACCATTCTCCGGCCGTGCTCATCCAAAACCCGGTTCTTAACCGGCTCGTCCGGAAAATTGAACCGGGAAGTGTCAATTAGGCCAGCTGTCTCATCCTTCAGCTCATCACTCAAGGTTGAAGCCAAGAAAGGCGAATGGCTACCCGGATTGCCCTCTCCAACTTATCTTGACGGCAG TCTCGCAGGAGACAACGGGTTTGACCCGTTGGGACTCGCCGAGGACCCAGAGAACCTTCGTTGGTTTATCCAGGCTGAGCTCGTTAACGGGCGGTGGGCCATGCTCGGTGTAGCCGGAATGTTGCTCCCGGAAGTCCTGACCTCGGTCGGGCTCATCAACGCCCCAAAGTGGTACGACGCTGGGAAGGCCGAGTACTTCGCCTCGTCATCAACACTCTTTGTGATCGAATTTATCCTATTCCACTACGTCGAGATCCGGAGGTGGCAAGACATCAAAAACCCAGGAAGCGTCAACCAGGACCCGATCTTCAAGAGCTACAGCTTGCCCCCAAACGAAGTCGGGTACCCGGGTGGCATCTTCAACCCCCTCAACTTCGCCCCGACACTCGAGGCAAAAGAAAAGGAGGTTGCCAATG GGAGGCTAGCAATGCTGGCATTTTTGGGATTCATTATTCAGCACAACGTGACCGGAAAAGGGCCATTCGACAACCTGTTGCAGCATCTGTCTGATCCATGGCACAACACCATTATTCAGACATTCAATTAA